In Nocardioides bizhenqiangii, the DNA window CGTGGCCGAGGCGATGGTCGCACTCACGCTGGCGGACGCCGTCGTCGAGAAGTTCGGCGGGGACTCGGTCCAGGAGACCCGGCGCAACGCCGCGAGCTACCTGGACACGCTGAGGTACAAGTGAGCACTGACCACGGTGGGCCGGTCGCCGTCCTCGTGGGCACCATGGGCGCCGGCAAGACGACGGTCGGCAGGCTGCTCGCTGACGCCCTGGGCGTGACGTTCCTCGACAGCGACCACGCCGTCGAGGCGCGGGCCGGCAAGCCGGTGCAGGAGATCTTCGTCGACGACGGCGAAGCGGCCTTCCGTGCCCTCGAGCGCGCCGCGGTCGCGACCGCGCTCGACGAGCACGACGGCGTGCTCGCCCTGGGCGGCGGGGCGGTGCTCGATCCGGACACCCGCGCGTTGCTGACCGGGCACCGCGTGGTGTTCCTCCGGGTCGGCCTCTCCGACGCCGTGAAGCGGGTCGGTCTCGGCGCCGGGCGACCCTTGCTCCTCGGCAACGTGCGGGCGCGGGTGAAGATGCTGCTCGACGAGCGGACGCCCGTCTACGAGGGCGTCGCGACCCTGACCGTCGACACGGACGGACGGAGCCCGCAGGAGGTCGCGGCCGAGGTGGCGTCCGGCTTGCGGCGTCTCGATACGCCTGGTCTCGATACGCCCTCGCCTAGCGGCTCGGGCTACTCGACCACCGCGCCGGGGAGCTCGGGCTACTCGACGACCGAGAGCGAAGAGCGATGACCGACACCGTGCTGCACGTGGGTGGCGCGTCGCCGTACGACGTCGTGGTCGGCCGTCGTCTCGCGGAGCGGCTGCCCGGCATCCTCGGGAGCTCGGTCCAGCGGGTCGCGTTCCTCCACGCCGCCGAGCTCGACGAGCTCGCGGGGCCCGTGCTCGACGTCCTGCGGCGGGAGTACGACGTCCTCGCGCTCGGGCTGCCGGCCGGCGAGGCGACCAAATCGGCCGAGGTCGCGGCCCAGTGCTGGGACGCGCTCGGAGAGGCCGGCTTCACCAGGTCCGACGCGGTGGTGACCTTCGGCGGCGGCGCGACCACCGATCTCGGCGGGTTCGTGGCCGCGACCTGGCTGCGCGGCGTGCGGGTCGTGCACGTGCCGACCACCCTGCTCGCCATGGTCGACGCGGCGGTCGGTGGCAAGACCGGCATCAACACCGCCGCGGGCAAGAACCTCGTCGGCTCCTTCCACGAGCCGGCCGGTGTGCTCGTCGACCTCGACACCCTGCTCACGCTGCCGCGGGCCGAGCTGGTCGCCGGCATGGGCGAGGTGATCAAGTGCGGGTTCATCGCCGACCCGGTCATCCTCGACCTGGTCGAGGCCGACCCCGAGGCGGCGACCGACCCCGCCGGGCAGGTGCTCCCGGACCTCGTCGAGCGCGCGATCCGCGTCAAGATCGACGTCGTCGTCGCTGACCTCAAGGAGGCCGGCGGCGCCGACGGACACCCCGGTCGGGAGGTGCTCAACTACGGCCACACGATGGCGCACGCGATCGAGCGGGCCGAGGGCTACACGATGCGGCACGGCGAAGCGGTGGCCATCGGCTGCTGCTACGTCGCCGAGCTGGCGCGGCTCGAGGGGCATCTCGACGACCGGACCGCGGCCCGGCACGCGACCACGTTCGCTGCGGTCGGGCTGCCGACCAGCTACGCGGGCGCGGACTTCGACGCGCTGCTGGCCGGGATGCGGGTCGACA includes these proteins:
- a CDS encoding shikimate kinase — its product is MSTDHGGPVAVLVGTMGAGKTTVGRLLADALGVTFLDSDHAVEARAGKPVQEIFVDDGEAAFRALERAAVATALDEHDGVLALGGGAVLDPDTRALLTGHRVVFLRVGLSDAVKRVGLGAGRPLLLGNVRARVKMLLDERTPVYEGVATLTVDTDGRSPQEVAAEVASGLRRLDTPGLDTPSPSGSGYSTTAPGSSGYSTTESEER
- the aroB gene encoding 3-dehydroquinate synthase; amino-acid sequence: MTDTVLHVGGASPYDVVVGRRLAERLPGILGSSVQRVAFLHAAELDELAGPVLDVLRREYDVLALGLPAGEATKSAEVAAQCWDALGEAGFTRSDAVVTFGGGATTDLGGFVAATWLRGVRVVHVPTTLLAMVDAAVGGKTGINTAAGKNLVGSFHEPAGVLVDLDTLLTLPRAELVAGMGEVIKCGFIADPVILDLVEADPEAATDPAGQVLPDLVERAIRVKIDVVVADLKEAGGADGHPGREVLNYGHTMAHAIERAEGYTMRHGEAVAIGCCYVAELARLEGHLDDRTAARHATTFAAVGLPTSYAGADFDALLAGMRVDKKSRGNTLRFVVLDGLAKPAVLSGPSEANLRASYDRMTGGAA